The following are from one region of the Roseobacter fucihabitans genome:
- a CDS encoding dipeptidase yields the protein MKDIGGRHRVGNQTEPTVFDGHNDVLLKLYRAGGVSAAQTFVSGRDGAIDAAKAAAGGFGGGFFAVYVPSPIDLEFKFKEMTNASYDLPLPDPIDWEDAFPVVMSQAAILFDLEKRGALTVCRSVAQLRETLGSGKLAAIFHIEGAEAIDADLNTLEVLYKAGLRSLGPVWSRSTIFGHGVPFRYPSTPDIGSGLTDHGLRLVQRCDALGIMVDLSHLNEAGFWDVARHSTKPLVATHSNAHAICPHSRNLTDKQLAAIRESDGMVGLNFAVAFLRNDGRMLSDVPLEQMLRHLDHLIDQLGEDRVGFGSDYDGAVVPDDLTTCAGLPHLRAAMKKHGYDDALMAKLCHGNWLRVLEKTWGE from the coding sequence ATGAAGGATATTGGGGGCAGGCACCGCGTGGGCAATCAAACCGAACCGACCGTTTTTGACGGACATAACGATGTCTTGCTGAAGTTGTACCGTGCCGGGGGGGTGTCGGCGGCGCAGACATTCGTGTCCGGGCGCGATGGGGCGATTGATGCGGCCAAGGCCGCTGCGGGCGGGTTTGGTGGCGGGTTCTTTGCGGTTTATGTGCCCTCTCCCATTGATCTGGAATTCAAGTTCAAGGAAATGACGAACGCGTCTTATGACCTGCCCCTCCCTGATCCAATTGACTGGGAAGACGCCTTTCCTGTTGTGATGTCGCAGGCGGCCATCCTATTTGATCTGGAAAAGCGCGGTGCGCTGACGGTCTGCCGCAGTGTCGCGCAGCTCCGCGAAACACTTGGGTCCGGCAAGCTGGCGGCGATCTTCCACATTGAGGGCGCCGAGGCGATTGATGCCGATCTCAACACGCTGGAAGTCCTTTACAAGGCCGGTCTGCGCTCCCTCGGTCCGGTCTGGAGCCGCTCGACGATTTTTGGCCATGGTGTGCCGTTCAGATACCCCAGCACGCCCGACATTGGCAGCGGATTGACCGATCACGGCCTGCGATTGGTGCAGCGTTGCGATGCGTTGGGGATCATGGTGGATTTGTCCCATCTGAATGAGGCCGGGTTCTGGGACGTGGCGCGTCATTCGACCAAGCCGCTGGTGGCGACCCATTCCAACGCACATGCCATATGCCCGCACAGCCGCAATCTGACGGATAAGCAACTTGCCGCGATACGCGAGAGCGATGGTATGGTAGGGTTGAATTTCGCGGTGGCTTTCCTGCGGAACGATGGGCGTATGCTGTCTGATGTGCCGCTTGAACAGATGCTGCGCCATCTCGATCACCTGATCGACCAGCTGGGCGAGGACCGCGTGGGGTTTGGGTCCGATTATGACGGTGCTGTGGTGCCCGATGATCTAACGACCTGCGCAGGTTTGCCGCATCTGCGCGCCGCGATGAAGAAACATGGCTATGACGACGCTCTGATGGCGAAGTTGTGCCACGGGAATTGGCTGCGTGTGCTGGAAAAAACCTGGGGGGAATAA
- a CDS encoding PepSY domain-containing protein, which produces MTVTDINAQPKSGANKRYFAAWRWHFYAGLFVIPFLSILAVTGMCMMWIAWVDGRDGERTPVIPQEIIQPLSVQADAVRAAIPQGVLKQYVAPRSNDVAALFRVDAGEDATMVAVDPYTAQIVETFPRRSGWYDFADGLHSDLMLGVKGDLMLETAASLTLVLIATGLYMWWPREAGWRGALIPRFGRGRALWKSLHGVVGIWLFLFLVFFLISGLAWAGIWGGKIVQAWSQFPAEKWDNVPLSDETHASMNHDRREVPWALEQTPMPASGSDVGSEGVVQGAVTLDALDALARQIGFDARYQLNLPQSDTGVWTLSRDSMNTDSPDPMSDRTVHIDQYTGKILADVRYEDYSLAGKAMAVGIALHMGVLGLWSVLANSLVCLSVLFLCISSVVLWWKRRPLKAGRLAAPPMPKDLPLWQGAVLVGLAVSMAFPMAGLALLSVLALDALILSRLPKLRHSLT; this is translated from the coding sequence ATGACAGTTACTGACATCAATGCGCAGCCCAAGAGCGGCGCGAATAAACGATACTTTGCGGCATGGCGCTGGCACTTTTACGCAGGGCTATTCGTGATCCCGTTCCTTTCCATACTCGCCGTCACCGGCATGTGCATGATGTGGATCGCCTGGGTCGACGGGCGTGACGGAGAACGCACGCCCGTTATCCCCCAAGAGATCATACAACCCCTATCGGTTCAGGCAGATGCCGTGCGCGCCGCGATCCCACAGGGCGTGTTGAAGCAATATGTGGCACCCCGCAGCAACGATGTAGCGGCGCTGTTTCGCGTGGACGCAGGGGAGGACGCGACGATGGTTGCCGTTGATCCCTATACGGCTCAGATCGTCGAGACCTTTCCGCGCCGCAGCGGCTGGTATGATTTTGCCGATGGGCTTCACAGTGACTTGATGCTGGGGGTGAAGGGGGACCTTATGCTCGAAACGGCGGCTTCTTTGACCCTCGTTCTGATTGCGACCGGGCTTTACATGTGGTGGCCGCGAGAGGCCGGATGGCGCGGTGCGCTGATCCCGCGTTTTGGCCGGGGGCGGGCATTGTGGAAATCATTGCACGGTGTTGTCGGCATCTGGTTGTTTTTGTTTTTGGTGTTCTTTCTGATCTCCGGGCTCGCCTGGGCAGGCATCTGGGGCGGTAAGATCGTACAGGCCTGGAGCCAGTTTCCGGCGGAAAAATGGGACAATGTGCCCCTGTCGGATGAAACCCATGCCAGCATGAACCATGACCGGCGCGAGGTGCCCTGGGCGCTGGAGCAAACGCCGATGCCGGCTTCGGGAAGCGATGTCGGTAGCGAGGGCGTGGTGCAGGGTGCCGTGACGCTTGATGCGTTGGATGCGCTGGCGCGCCAGATCGGATTTGACGCGCGGTATCAGCTCAATCTGCCCCAATCTGATACCGGGGTTTGGACGCTTAGCCGCGATTCGATGAACACGGATAGTCCGGATCCGATGTCGGATCGCACGGTCCACATTGATCAATATACCGGCAAAATACTGGCGGATGTCAGATACGAGGACTATTCGCTTGCAGGCAAAGCCATGGCCGTCGGCATCGCGTTGCACATGGGGGTTTTGGGCTTGTGGAGCGTTCTGGCGAACTCGCTTGTCTGCCTGTCGGTCTTGTTCTTATGCATCAGCTCTGTTGTGTTGTGGTGGAAACGTCGCCCGCTCAAGGCTGGCCGTCTCGCGGCACCTCCCATGCCCAAAGATCTGCCGCTGTGGCAAGGTGCGGTTCTGGTGGGCCTCGCGGTTTCAATGGCCTTTCCGATGGCGGGTCTGGCTTTGTTGAGTGTGTTGGCACTGGATGCATTGATTTTGTCGCGCCTGCCGAAACTGCGCCACAGCCTGACATAA
- a CDS encoding NADP-dependent isocitrate dehydrogenase produces MDNPDIVYTKVDEAPELASASLLPIIQRFAAAAGVSVGTRDISLAGRIIASFPENLTKAQRQSDDLAILGELVKSPGANVIKLPNISASVPQLVAAISELQSQGYNLPDYPETPGTDAEKAIRARYDAIKGSAVNPVLREGNSDRRAAAAVKNYAQANPHSMGTWSSDSKTRVATMSAGDFRSNETSVTLTAAQSGTARIELVGRDGSVTILKEVVDFPEGTVVDATFMSARALNSFLLEQIEATKADGILFSIHLKATMMKVSDPILFGHAVKAFLKPVFDTYADDLAAVGANPNSGLGAVLESVQTSPKSAEILAAIDATMADAPPLYMVNSDKGITNLHVPSDVIIDASLPALIRAGGKGWGPDGKEADTVCVIPDSAYASVYDEAIKDCKANGALDPATAGTVQNIGLMAQKAEEYGSHPTTFEVPTAGTVRMIAANGDILHEHDVEAGDIWRSASTRQAPIEDWVQLAIDRQAIEGCEAIFWLDETRAHDAQLLNYVKPLLTKAGVSEKFQILAPREATRVSFDTIRRGETSIAVTGNVLRDYLTDLFPILELGTSAKMLSIVKLMQGGGLFETGAGGSAPKHVQQLVEENHLRWDSLGEFCALGESLKFLAQVKGNAKAKVLGDAVDLATQGILDHNKSPGRKVGQADNRDSHYYFALYWAQALAAQGDDAEIAAYFVPIAKALAENEAVIQAEIAAVQGAPAQIGGYFHSDADKTTAVMRPSSTLNAIID; encoded by the coding sequence ATGGACAATCCTGACATCGTATACACCAAGGTCGACGAAGCCCCGGAACTGGCATCGGCCTCGCTCCTGCCCATCATCCAGCGTTTTGCAGCGGCAGCGGGTGTTTCCGTCGGCACGCGCGACATTTCACTGGCCGGGCGCATCATTGCGAGCTTTCCCGAAAACCTGACGAAGGCGCAACGGCAATCCGACGACCTGGCCATTCTGGGCGAATTGGTGAAATCACCCGGCGCGAATGTGATCAAGTTGCCAAATATTTCCGCCTCCGTGCCGCAGCTGGTCGCCGCCATCAGCGAATTGCAATCGCAAGGCTACAACCTGCCCGATTATCCCGAAACGCCGGGCACGGACGCCGAAAAAGCAATCCGCGCGCGGTATGACGCCATCAAGGGCTCTGCGGTGAACCCCGTCCTGCGCGAGGGCAACTCGGATCGCCGCGCGGCGGCTGCGGTCAAGAATTACGCCCAGGCCAACCCGCATTCGATGGGCACATGGTCATCCGACAGCAAAACCCGCGTGGCGACAATGTCGGCGGGGGACTTCCGCTCAAACGAGACCTCCGTGACCCTCACCGCCGCACAATCAGGCACCGCACGCATCGAATTGGTCGGCAGAGACGGCTCGGTCACAATCTTAAAAGAGGTGGTAGATTTTCCCGAGGGCACGGTCGTGGATGCGACCTTTATGTCGGCCAGGGCTCTGAACAGTTTCCTGCTGGAACAGATCGAGGCCACCAAAGCGGATGGCATTCTGTTTTCGATCCACCTCAAGGCGACGATGATGAAGGTGTCCGACCCGATCCTCTTCGGACACGCGGTCAAGGCCTTCCTGAAACCGGTGTTCGACACTTATGCAGATGATCTGGCCGCGGTGGGTGCGAACCCGAACTCAGGCTTGGGTGCCGTGCTCGAAAGCGTTCAGACCTCTCCGAAATCGGCGGAAATCCTGGCGGCGATTGACGCGACCATGGCCGATGCGCCACCGCTCTATATGGTGAATTCCGACAAGGGGATCACTAATCTGCACGTGCCTTCTGACGTGATCATCGACGCCTCCTTGCCGGCCTTGATCCGGGCGGGTGGCAAGGGCTGGGGCCCAGATGGCAAGGAAGCGGACACCGTTTGCGTGATCCCCGACAGCGCCTATGCCTCCGTTTATGACGAGGCGATCAAAGATTGCAAAGCAAACGGCGCGCTTGATCCGGCCACTGCGGGCACGGTGCAGAACATCGGCCTGATGGCGCAAAAAGCCGAAGAATACGGCTCCCACCCCACCACCTTCGAGGTTCCCACCGCCGGGACGGTTCGGATGATCGCGGCAAATGGCGACATCCTGCATGAGCATGATGTCGAGGCCGGGGACATCTGGCGGTCCGCCTCCACCCGTCAGGCCCCGATCGAGGATTGGGTGCAGCTGGCCATTGACCGGCAGGCGATCGAAGGATGCGAGGCGATCTTCTGGCTGGACGAGACCCGCGCGCATGATGCGCAACTGCTGAACTATGTGAAACCGCTGCTGACAAAGGCCGGGGTGTCGGAGAAATTCCAAATCCTTGCCCCGCGCGAGGCCACACGCGTAAGTTTTGACACCATCCGCCGTGGGGAAACCTCCATCGCCGTCACCGGGAACGTCTTGCGGGACTATCTGACCGATCTGTTTCCGATCCTCGAGCTTGGGACCTCCGCCAAGATGCTGTCCATCGTCAAGCTGATGCAGGGCGGTGGCTTGTTTGAAACCGGCGCGGGCGGATCGGCCCCCAAACACGTGCAGCAATTGGTCGAGGAAAACCATCTGCGCTGGGATTCTCTGGGAGAGTTCTGCGCCTTGGGCGAGAGCCTGAAGTTTCTGGCACAGGTCAAGGGCAACGCCAAAGCCAAGGTGCTGGGCGATGCCGTCGATCTGGCAACGCAGGGCATTTTGGATCACAATAAATCGCCCGGACGCAAGGTCGGTCAAGCCGATAACCGCGACAGCCATTATTACTTTGCGCTCTATTGGGCGCAGGCGCTGGCGGCACAGGGTGATGACGCGGAAATTGCAGCGTATTTTGTGCCCATCGCGAAGGCATTGGCAGAGAATGAAGCCGTGATTCAAGCCGAGATTGCCGCAGTTCAGGGTGCCCCGGCGCAGATCGGCGGGTATTTTCATTCTGATGCCGACAAGACCACGGCCGTGATGCGCCCGTCATCCACACTGAACGCAATCATCGACTGA
- a CDS encoding carbohydrate ABC transporter permease: MSAKTYDRQNPAFYALLVALVVMSVGPIAMMLMTSLKLNVDIMSDTSSLLFMPTLRNYETALCDFLWYEAPHIEYCDKTFGRALINSLVIALVSTVLTLVIGCMAAYALVRFRFMGRDTVSLSTLAMRMVPPAVLLVPVFGIWTFQFQIDGTRAGIILVYVAMNLPFVIWILQSFIVQVPIQLEEAARMDGAGPFQVFFLVVLPLIKPGLAAAAIFTFRVAWNEFLLANALADRNSRTVPVTIVNSITEFDIDWGVIMATGMLLAIPPIIFTFVASRQIITGMTAGAVKG, from the coding sequence ATGTCCGCCAAGACCTATGACCGTCAGAACCCTGCGTTTTATGCCCTTTTGGTGGCCCTGGTGGTCATGTCCGTCGGGCCGATTGCGATGATGTTGATGACATCGCTCAAGCTTAACGTGGACATCATGTCCGACACCTCCTCGCTTCTGTTCATGCCCACTTTACGCAATTACGAAACCGCGCTGTGTGATTTCCTGTGGTATGAAGCGCCCCATATTGAGTATTGCGACAAGACCTTCGGACGGGCCCTGATCAACTCGCTGGTTATCGCTCTGGTCTCCACGGTTCTGACGCTGGTGATCGGGTGCATGGCGGCATACGCTCTCGTACGGTTCCGCTTTATGGGGCGCGATACGGTGTCGCTGTCCACTTTAGCGATGCGCATGGTGCCGCCTGCGGTGTTGCTGGTGCCGGTCTTTGGCATCTGGACCTTCCAGTTTCAGATCGACGGGACGCGGGCAGGCATCATTCTGGTCTATGTAGCGATGAACCTGCCGTTTGTGATCTGGATCCTGCAGAGCTTCATCGTGCAGGTCCCGATCCAGCTCGAAGAGGCCGCGCGCATGGATGGGGCGGGGCCGTTTCAGGTGTTTTTCCTTGTGGTCCTGCCCCTGATCAAGCCGGGGCTGGCGGCGGCGGCGATATTTACTTTTCGCGTCGCCTGGAATGAATTCCTGCTGGCCAATGCGCTGGCGGATCGCAATTCGCGCACGGTGCCGGTGACAATTGTGAACTCCATCACGGAATTTGACATCGATTGGGGCGTGATCATGGCCACGGGCATGTTGCTGGCGATCCCGCCGATCATCTTTACCTTTGTTGCGTCGCGCCAGATCATCACCGGCATGACGGCAGGAGCGGTCAAGGGCTGA
- a CDS encoding heme-binding protein — translation MPYTQASKTLTHAAVMTMLSAAIAEAESQGQPQCIVIVDASGELLGEIRMTGAKFLSRKSARSKALTAASIRAATTAIPETARQPIGMATGGNMTALPGGLPIVMNGECLGGIGVGSGTGEQDVAVATAALKAISADI, via the coding sequence ATGCCCTATACCCAAGCTTCAAAAACTCTGACCCACGCGGCTGTCATGACCATGTTGAGCGCGGCCATTGCCGAAGCCGAAAGCCAGGGGCAACCACAATGCATCGTGATCGTGGATGCAAGTGGCGAACTTCTGGGCGAAATCCGCATGACCGGTGCGAAGTTTCTGAGCCGCAAAAGCGCGCGTTCCAAGGCGCTGACAGCGGCTTCGATCCGAGCAGCGACTACCGCCATTCCAGAAACTGCGCGCCAGCCCATCGGTATGGCGACAGGAGGCAATATGACAGCATTGCCCGGCGGTTTGCCCATTGTAATGAACGGGGAATGCCTCGGGGGCATCGGTGTCGGGTCGGGCACGGGGGAGCAGGATGTCGCCGTGGCCACGGCCGCGCTGAAAGCGATTAGTGCGGATATCTGA
- a CDS encoding B12-binding domain-containing protein, which yields MPSLKRDFEQFSPEIYLKTQTNVLELKSKLPEDVVGAIIDEVLNRVKVIGSTNSYNLDHPPQRVVDTLCYALISPEPGEGAAFIDGLREDGASLDAIYLAYLAEAARTLGDWWDEDHVSFVEVSIGSSRIYSIMRSLSYLFVPNKPVLKKSAVFACVPDETHIVGVRMAADLLGKEGWDIDLHVGLSHHDLVREISASGCRVIGLSAGGSHSAAGLARLIIALRVSNPGARIFLSGQIIRDAPELVALMDVDGVVEDIDAALHLMNRYWAETSEVNA from the coding sequence ATGCCATCATTGAAGAGAGACTTTGAGCAATTCTCACCCGAGATTTACTTGAAGACACAGACGAATGTTCTGGAACTTAAATCCAAGCTTCCAGAGGATGTTGTCGGTGCAATCATCGACGAGGTCTTGAACCGGGTGAAGGTCATAGGTTCAACCAATAGTTATAATCTGGACCATCCACCACAACGTGTAGTGGATACCCTCTGTTACGCGCTGATCTCGCCTGAACCGGGCGAGGGGGCGGCGTTTATCGACGGGTTGCGCGAGGATGGTGCCTCTCTGGACGCGATATATCTGGCCTATCTGGCGGAAGCCGCACGCACGCTGGGGGACTGGTGGGACGAGGATCACGTCTCTTTCGTGGAGGTTTCCATCGGCTCAAGCCGAATCTATTCGATCATGCGCAGCCTTAGCTATCTGTTTGTACCCAACAAGCCTGTGCTCAAGAAATCCGCCGTCTTTGCCTGCGTCCCCGACGAAACCCATATCGTCGGTGTGCGCATGGCAGCCGATCTTCTGGGCAAAGAAGGGTGGGATATCGATCTGCACGTCGGGCTGTCCCATCATGACCTGGTGCGGGAGATTTCAGCCTCCGGGTGCCGCGTCATCGGACTATCCGCAGGAGGCAGCCATTCGGCAGCAGGGCTTGCCCGGCTGATCATTGCGCTGCGTGTCAGTAATCCGGGCGCGCGCATATTTCTGAGCGGGCAGATTATTCGTGACGCACCGGAACTGGTTGCGCTGATGGATGTGGACGGTGTGGTTGAAGACATCGATGCCGCATTGCACCTCATGAACCGCTACTGGGCTGAAACCTCTGAGGTCAACGCTTAA
- a CDS encoding endonuclease/exonuclease/phosphatase family protein gives MPTYASLSQSHPAGSPKEVLRKRTITGLRRLRAALRAHFPQGTDRMGTVRIGTWNIREFGNTKYGGRDTYEPLYYMAEIISNFDIVALQEVRDNMREFHALLAILGPAWDYLATDVTDGGAGNGERMVFAFNRNRVRFRNIAGELTLPDGKKILASFGERIRLENGISLELPDGVDLSGVYRARSDKKGGVVKLAEDVDIALPADTYLKLPEGSALAVTRGTEVTRPPGTRGRVTVQVPEGKICGEDFRLRFPGQALDQSFKQFARTPYLVSFQAGWLKIDLATVHIYFGDNEDEKLLAQRQREIASLTAALGKRAAKEMSKNPENTVLTAVLGDFNILSAEHETMQALEANGFEVPQEIRSIPGSNVAKDKAYDQIAFWEPARVRGYTRFEVRGANVFDFFDHVYTLAERSIYQPQRSEGSYKTWRTYKMSDHLPMWVELTSDFSDAYIDACDLSEPR, from the coding sequence ATGCCGACCTACGCCAGTCTGAGCCAGAGCCATCCCGCCGGATCACCCAAGGAGGTCTTGCGCAAACGCACCATCACCGGGTTACGCCGTCTGCGCGCCGCTTTGCGCGCCCATTTCCCGCAGGGCACGGATCGCATGGGCACGGTGCGCATCGGGACATGGAACATCCGCGAATTCGGCAATACCAAATACGGCGGGCGCGATACCTATGAGCCGCTTTATTATATGGCTGAAATCATTTCGAATTTCGACATTGTCGCCTTGCAGGAGGTGCGCGACAACATGCGCGAATTCCACGCATTGCTGGCGATCCTGGGACCGGCCTGGGATTATCTGGCTACGGATGTCACCGATGGGGGCGCGGGCAACGGGGAGCGTATGGTGTTTGCCTTCAACCGCAACCGGGTGCGGTTTCGCAACATTGCGGGCGAATTGACCCTGCCTGATGGCAAAAAGATCCTCGCCAGCTTTGGCGAGCGGATCCGGTTGGAAAATGGTATCTCGCTGGAATTGCCCGACGGTGTGGACCTCTCCGGCGTTTACCGCGCGCGCAGTGATAAGAAGGGCGGCGTCGTCAAATTGGCCGAGGACGTTGATATCGCCCTGCCGGCTGATACCTATTTGAAATTGCCCGAGGGCAGCGCGCTTGCGGTCACCCGAGGCACTGAAGTGACGCGCCCGCCCGGCACAAGAGGCCGGGTCACGGTGCAGGTGCCGGAGGGGAAAATCTGCGGGGAGGATTTTCGGCTGCGGTTCCCCGGACAAGCTCTGGACCAAAGCTTCAAGCAATTCGCACGCACGCCTTACCTGGTGAGTTTTCAGGCGGGTTGGCTCAAGATCGACCTTGCGACGGTGCATATCTATTTCGGCGACAATGAGGATGAAAAACTGTTGGCGCAGCGGCAGCGCGAAATTGCCAGCCTGACCGCCGCGTTGGGTAAACGGGCGGCCAAGGAGATGAGCAAGAACCCTGAAAACACGGTGCTGACCGCCGTTCTGGGGGATTTCAATATCCTGAGTGCCGAGCATGAGACGATGCAGGCTTTGGAGGCCAACGGGTTTGAGGTGCCACAGGAAATCCGCTCGATCCCCGGCTCCAATGTGGCCAAGGACAAGGCCTATGACCAGATCGCCTTCTGGGAACCGGCGCGGGTGCGCGGCTATACGCGGTTTGAGGTGCGCGGGGCCAATGTGTTCGATTTCTTTGACCATGTGTACACATTGGCAGAACGGTCGATCTATCAACCCCAACGCAGCGAGGGGTCCTATAAAACCTGGCGGACCTATAAGATGAGCGATCACCTGCCCATGTGGGTCGAGTTGACCAGCGATTTTTCCGATGCCTATATCGACGCTTGCGATCTGAGCGAACCGAGGTAA
- a CDS encoding cytochrome b561 domain-containing protein, which translates to MWEWLLAPMDGASAHDVGGLLSWHARLMVLAWGVLVPLGILIARFFKIMPGQDWPRQLDHHLWWNTHRACQYSACLLMLIGLALILLAPPLTIKPGPHFYIGWAVLSLAVVQIVGGILRGTKGGPTAPAPDGTARGDHFDMTPRRLAFEYIHKGAGYLALVLSVSAIATGLWQANAPNWMGLSLLVWWAGLLIAAFIMQNRGMAVDTYQAIWGPDPALPGNKRKPIGFGVSRREG; encoded by the coding sequence ATGTGGGAATGGCTGCTGGCCCCGATGGACGGCGCAAGCGCGCATGACGTGGGTGGTTTGCTCAGCTGGCACGCGCGGCTGATGGTGTTGGCCTGGGGTGTGCTGGTGCCATTGGGCATCCTCATTGCGCGATTTTTCAAGATCATGCCGGGGCAGGACTGGCCGCGCCAGCTGGATCATCACCTCTGGTGGAATACGCATCGGGCGTGTCAATACAGCGCTTGCCTATTGATGCTGATCGGACTGGCGTTGATCCTGCTCGCGCCGCCACTGACGATCAAACCTGGACCGCATTTCTACATCGGTTGGGCGGTGTTGTCCTTGGCGGTGGTGCAGATCGTGGGGGGCATCCTGCGTGGCACCAAGGGCGGGCCAACCGCGCCTGCGCCTGATGGTACGGCGCGCGGCGATCATTTCGACATGACCCCGCGGCGGTTGGCATTTGAGTATATCCATAAGGGGGCGGGTTATCTGGCGCTGGTGCTTTCGGTGAGCGCGATCGCGACGGGGCTGTGGCAGGCCAATGCGCCGAATTGGATGGGGCTGAGCTTGCTGGTGTGGTGGGCGGGTCTGCTGATTGCGGCATTTATCATGCAGAACAGGGGTATGGCGGTGGATACCTATCAGGCGATCTGGGGGCCTGATCCGGCGTTGCCGGGCAACAAACGCAAACCAATCGGGTTTGGGGTGTCACGCCGCGAGGGGTGA
- a CDS encoding carbohydrate ABC transporter permease, producing MQSANVNRLTPYLFLAPAAIIMAIALLYPIGYMIYASFLDWNPSQRIGEAEFVGLRNYINLLSDASFLESFWVTIKFAVVVVSLEMFLGVGLALLLDRNIRGMSLLRTLFILPMMIAPIVVGLMWRYMYHPTVGIFNRTLKSMGFEPIPWLSTGDWAFASVVIADVWQWTPFIFILSLAALQSLPQSAMEASRIDGATGWQQIIYIKLPLMLPVLIVTLLLRLIDAFKVLEVILVLTNGGPGLSTEILSLRISRTASEFRELGEAAAMSNYLLILLMLLTFGMFFYNKAMEARAARLRKAAEEDL from the coding sequence ATGCAAAGCGCGAACGTCAACAGGCTCACGCCCTATCTGTTCCTGGCTCCAGCGGCCATCATCATGGCAATCGCGTTGCTCTATCCCATTGGCTATATGATTTACGCCAGTTTTCTGGACTGGAACCCGAGCCAGCGCATTGGTGAGGCGGAATTCGTTGGCCTGCGCAATTACATCAACCTGCTGAGTGACGCGAGTTTTCTCGAAAGCTTTTGGGTCACGATCAAATTCGCCGTGGTGGTCGTGTCGCTGGAGATGTTTCTGGGCGTCGGTTTGGCGTTGCTGCTGGATCGCAATATCCGCGGCATGTCGCTGCTGCGCACGCTGTTCATCCTGCCGATGATGATTGCACCGATCGTGGTCGGCCTCATGTGGCGCTACATGTATCACCCGACCGTAGGCATATTTAACAGAACGCTGAAATCCATGGGGTTTGAGCCAATACCATGGCTTTCGACGGGCGATTGGGCCTTTGCCTCCGTGGTGATCGCCGATGTCTGGCAATGGACGCCGTTCATTTTCATCCTGTCGCTGGCGGCGCTGCAATCCTTGCCGCAATCGGCGATGGAAGCGTCGCGCATTGACGGCGCGACGGGGTGGCAGCAGATCATCTACATCAAGCTGCCTTTGATGTTGCCGGTGCTGATTGTCACGCTGTTGTTGCGTCTGATTGATGCGTTCAAGGTGCTTGAAGTCATCCTTGTGCTGACCAATGGCGGGCCGGGGCTTTCCACCGAAATTCTGTCATTGCGCATTTCACGTACGGCATCGGAATTCCGTGAATTGGGGGAGGCGGCGGCGATGTCGAATTACCTATTGATCCTGTTGATGCTGCTGACCTTCGGGATGTTCTTTTACAACAAGGCGATGGAGGCCCGCGCCGCACGGTTGCGCAAGGCCGCCGAGGAGGATCTCTAA
- a CDS encoding LysR family transcriptional regulator has product MVGKTTHSLNEYQALRALMESGTTSKAAIRLGLSQSAVSRSIASLEARTGRLLFERDAGRLRPTHEAAQMNRRLDPLFEALDRIDGPPDVAQETLRIIAPPTYAHRFLVHHIATFLKINPHFFVSLEVSPSEDVIRGILERRFDIGLTGVELSRDGVKLTPYRTSSAVCAMAVDHPLVGLDVVRPEDLDGQQLIALTHRHARRAQLERALHGCRSTPKIVAEVSTAFAAVDLAKEGLGLAIVNPFPVVHYRSDEVIFKPFASHIEYRSYFVTPDHGAASGIARAFMRHLRLHTATDDFSQKA; this is encoded by the coding sequence ATGGTAGGCAAAACCACACATAGCCTGAACGAATATCAGGCACTCCGCGCCTTGATGGAAAGCGGCACGACGTCGAAAGCCGCCATAAGGCTCGGGTTATCGCAATCCGCCGTGAGCCGTTCCATCGCCAGTCTCGAGGCCCGCACGGGGCGTCTTTTGTTTGAGCGTGACGCGGGGCGGCTCCGCCCGACGCATGAGGCGGCGCAAATGAACCGCCGCCTTGATCCGCTGTTTGAAGCGCTGGACCGCATTGATGGCCCCCCTGACGTGGCCCAGGAGACCCTGCGCATCATCGCACCCCCAACCTATGCGCATCGGTTTCTGGTTCATCACATCGCGACCTTCCTCAAAATCAACCCGCATTTCTTTGTGAGCCTCGAAGTGTCCCCCTCTGAGGACGTCATCCGCGGGATCCTTGAGCGTCGCTTTGACATTGGCCTGACCGGTGTCGAATTATCGCGAGATGGCGTGAAGCTGACACCTTACCGGACGTCGAGCGCGGTCTGCGCCATGGCGGTGGATCATCCCCTTGTGGGGCTGGATGTGGTGCGCCCCGAAGACCTTGATGGGCAACAGCTGATTGCGCTGACCCATCGCCATGCTCGTCGCGCGCAACTGGAAAGGGCGTTGCATGGGTGCCGAAGCACGCCGAAAATCGTGGCCGAAGTCTCGACGGCATTTGCGGCGGTGGATCTGGCCAAGGAAGGGCTCGGTTTGGCCATCGTCAACCCTTTTCCGGTGGTGCATTACCGATCAGACGAGGTGATCTTCAAACCCTTCGCCTCGCATATCGAATATCGCAGCTATTTCGTGACGCCCGATCACGGTGCGGCCTCCGGCATCGCCCGCGCCTTCATGCGGCATTTGCGATTGCACACGGCCACAGATGATTTTTCGCAAAAAGCATAG